In Cryptomeria japonica chromosome 10, Sugi_1.0, whole genome shotgun sequence, a genomic segment contains:
- the LOC131038576 gene encoding pectinesterase QRT1 isoform X2 encodes MRETMGNALAGALLILFLFQIYSISAATNYMISWDDLNAGDYLSNYDRTTQFVVVAKDGSGHCRTVQGAVDSIAEGNRRRVKILIRAGIYREKVRIPATKPFVSFIGEGRGKTILSWNDSASHRGADGRSLGTSGSASITIESDYFCAKGITFENRAPSAAPGAKGMQAVALRVAGDKAVFMECRMVGNQDTLFDDSGRHFFWKCSIQGSIDFIFGNARSLYQVEFHYRIAYSVQMRRVMEPLQRRRGAQQMRERDSPL; translated from the exons ATGCGGGAAACAATGGGGAATGCTCTAGCAGGGGCCCTGTTAAtcctcttcctcttccaaatatacTCAATTTCAGCTGCCACAAATTACATGATCTCCTGGGATGACCTTAATGCAGGGGACTACTTGTCTAACTATGACCGTACTACCCAGTTCGTAGTAGTGGCTAAGGATGGCAGCGGCCATTGCAGGACAGTTCAGGGAGCTGTCGATTCCATTGCAGAGGGGAATCGCCGGCGGGTGAAGATTCTCATACGGGCCGGCATATACAG GGAGAAGGTGAGGATTCCGGCAACGAAACCATTTGTCTCCTTCATCGGCGAAGGGAGAGGAAAAACAATTCTGTCTTGGAACGACAGTGCGTCACACAGAGGAGCAGACGGGCGGTCTCTAGGCACCTCTGGTTCTGCTTCTATTACCATCGAATCTGACTATTTTTGTGCTAAAGGCATCACTTTTGAG AACAGGGCTCCATCGGCTGCGCCAGGGGCGAAGGGAATGCAAGCAGTTGCGCTGCGCGTAGCGGGAGACAAAGCTGTTTTTATGGAGTGCCGAATGGTGGGAAATCAAGACACCCTTTTTGATGACAGCGGCAGACATTTTTTCTGGAAGTGCTCCATTCAGGGCTCCATTGATTTCATCTTTGGGAATGCCAGATCTCTCTACCAG GTTGAATTTCATTACAGAATTGCTTACTCCGTGCAAATGCGGCGAGTTATGGAGCCATTGCAGCGTCGCAGAGGAGCTCAGCAAATGAGAGAACGGGATTCTCCTTTGTGA
- the LOC131038576 gene encoding pectinesterase QRT1 isoform X1, whose product MRETMGNALAGALLILFLFQIYSISAATNYMISWDDLNAGDYLSNYDRTTQFVVVAKDGSGHCRTVQGAVDSIAEGNRRRVKILIRAGIYREKVRIPATKPFVSFIGEGRGKTILSWNDSASHRGADGRSLGTSGSASITIESDYFCAKGITFENRAPSAAPGAKGMQAVALRVAGDKAVFMECRMVGNQDTLFDDSGRHFFWKCSIQGSIDFIFGNARSLYQNCLLRANAASYGAIAASQRSSANERTGFSFVSCRVKGSGIVYLGRAWGSYATIVYSLCNFDHIINPQGWYDWGDASRRRTVMFGEYKCNGAGADRRGRVPWAISLSSKQVKPYLGRQFIDGQDWLEL is encoded by the exons ATGCGGGAAACAATGGGGAATGCTCTAGCAGGGGCCCTGTTAAtcctcttcctcttccaaatatacTCAATTTCAGCTGCCACAAATTACATGATCTCCTGGGATGACCTTAATGCAGGGGACTACTTGTCTAACTATGACCGTACTACCCAGTTCGTAGTAGTGGCTAAGGATGGCAGCGGCCATTGCAGGACAGTTCAGGGAGCTGTCGATTCCATTGCAGAGGGGAATCGCCGGCGGGTGAAGATTCTCATACGGGCCGGCATATACAG GGAGAAGGTGAGGATTCCGGCAACGAAACCATTTGTCTCCTTCATCGGCGAAGGGAGAGGAAAAACAATTCTGTCTTGGAACGACAGTGCGTCACACAGAGGAGCAGACGGGCGGTCTCTAGGCACCTCTGGTTCTGCTTCTATTACCATCGAATCTGACTATTTTTGTGCTAAAGGCATCACTTTTGAG AACAGGGCTCCATCGGCTGCGCCAGGGGCGAAGGGAATGCAAGCAGTTGCGCTGCGCGTAGCGGGAGACAAAGCTGTTTTTATGGAGTGCCGAATGGTGGGAAATCAAGACACCCTTTTTGATGACAGCGGCAGACATTTTTTCTGGAAGTGCTCCATTCAGGGCTCCATTGATTTCATCTTTGGGAATGCCAGATCTCTCTACCAG AATTGCTTACTCCGTGCAAATGCGGCGAGTTATGGAGCCATTGCAGCGTCGCAGAGGAGCTCAGCAAATGAGAGAACGGGATTCTCCTTTGTGAGTTGTAGAGTGAAAGGGTCGGGAATTGTGTATCTGGGCCGAGCATGGGGTAGTTATGCTACAATCGTCTATTCTCTCTGCAACTTCGACCACATTATAAATCCGCAGGGATGGTATGACTGGGGTGACGCCTCCCGGAGAAG GACAGTTATGTTTGGAGAGTATAAATGCAATGGAGCGGGCGCAGACAGGAGAGGGAGAGTCCCATGGGCGATCTCTCTTTCATCCAAACAAGTCAAACCATATCTTGGCCGTCAATTCATCGACGGTCAAGATTGGCTTGAGCTTTAG